In Pseudomonas sp. PDNC002, the DNA window GACTCCAACACAAAGGCCCGCCTCGCAGCGGGCCTTTGTGTGTCTGCTCCCTCAAAAGTCAGCTCCAGCACCGTTGCTCCATCCGACGGCTGAAATTGACTTCCCTTCGCTTTGCAGTAACGCTGATTTCTTATACCGGTCTTACGCCGGTTGTCAGCTCGAGTGAACGAATCTACTGTCAGAAAGTCGAAACCCAGATGATGTGTGTGGGCCCGATTTCTATTCCCCAGATACTATGCGGCAAGCCGCTCATAAGGTAATTTTCGCACGCGCTGGCTAACCCGCCCTTTTCCAAGGTCCGGATTCTCTCTGCGTGGCTGTGTAGGACGAAACTTGCAAAGGACCTTTGATTGATGTTGATCCCAGTGATCATTTGTGGCGGCGCAGGAAGCCGGTTGTGGCCCGTTTCCCGTGAGGCCCACCCCAAGCCGTTCATGCCCCTTCCCGATGGGCAGAACCTGCTGCAGAAGACCTTGCTGCGTGCGCTCGCCCTGGGTGACATCTCCGAAGTAATGACAGTCACCAACCGTGAACTGTTCTTCAAGACCGAGGATGAGTACCGCGCCCTGAAAGCCAAGCCCGGCTGCTTGAGCTACGTCCTGGAGCCCTTCGGCCGAAACACCGCCGCCGCCGTCCTTTCGGCCGCACTGCAACTCGAACAGGCTCACGGGGCCGACGCCCTGATGCTGGTACTTCCGGCCGACCACCTGATCCAGCACACCGATGCATTCGCCGAAGCGGTCAGCAACGCTGCCAAGCTGGCCGCCGCGGGCTGGCTGGTCACCTTCGGCATCCAGCCGCAGTACCCCGAAACCGGCTTCGGCTACATAGAAAGCGACACCCAACCGCTGGATGGCGGACTGAAGGTCAAGCGTTTCGTCGAGAAGCCAAGCCTGGAAAAGGCGCAGGAATACCTGGCCGCCGGCAACTACTTCTGGAACTCGGGGATGTTCTGCTTCCGCGTAGGCACCCTGATCGAAGAAATGAAGGTCCTGGCACCCGAAGTCCATGAAGCCGTTGCCCGGACCATCGCCCAGTCGCGTCTCACCGAAGCGGCTGCGCATCGCTGCCTGTCCCTGGATGCCGACGTGTTTGCCCAGGTACCCGACATTTCCATCGACTATGCCTTGATGGAGCGCTCCTCCAAGGTTGCTACCGTGCCGTGCAATCTCGGCTGGAGCGACATCGGCTCGTGGAACGCCTTGAGCGAACTGACCGCAGAAGATGCTAACGGGAACCGCTGCGAAGGCGAGGTGCTCTCCCACGGCGCCCACAACAACTATGTGCACAGTCCTGAACGGCTGGCAGCGCTGGTTGGCGTGCAGAACCTGATCGTCGTCGACACCCCGGATGCCCTGCTGATTGCTCATAAAGAGCACACCCAGGACGTCAAACAGATCGTCGCCCAACTGAAGAAGAAGGGGCACAGCGCACATCTGCTGCATCGCACCGTGCACCGTCCCTGGGGTACCTATACCACCCTGGAAGAAGGACATCGCTTCAAGATCAAGCGCATCGTGGTCAAGCCGGGCGCTTCGCTTTCGCTACAGATGCACCATCACCGCAGCGAGCACTGGATCGTCGTGACCGGCATGGCACGGGTCGTCAACGGTGAAACCTGCATGATGCTCAACAGCAACGAATCGACCTTCATTCCAGCCGGCCACAGGCACCGCCTGGAGAACCCGGGCGTCATCGATCTGGTCCTCATCGAGGTGCAGAGCGGTGATTATCTGGGTGAGGATGATATCGTGCGCTTCGAAGACAACTACGGTCGCACATGAATCAGCGACGTTATGACCGTCGGTGATTAACGTTTCACCCTCTCCACGCATAGACTCGCCCCGCCGGAACAATCCTGCGGGGCGCATTTATGAGTAGAGCTTCTGGTATACCAATGTTCTCGAACCTGAAAGCCATCTATCAGTACCGCGGTTTCGTTCTGGGAAGCATCAAGCGCGAATTCCAGTCCCGTTACCGCCGCAGCATGCTTGGCGCGCTATGGCTGATTCTGCAGCCCTTGGCGATGATCCTGATCTATACGCTGGTCTTCTCGCAGATCATGCGCGCCAAGCTTCCCGGCGTCGACAATGCGTATGCATACAGCATCTACCTGTGCGCGGGCAGCCTCACGTGGGGCCTCTTCGCGGAGATGATCGGCCGGGCGCAGGGCGTGTTCATCGAAAACGCCAACATGCTGAAAAAGCTGAGCTTTCCGAGGATATGCCTGCCGGTCATCATCTCGTTATCCGCTTTGCTCAACTTCGCCATCATCTTTTCGATTTTCCTGCTGTTCCTGGTCGTGACGAACAGCTTCCCTGGCACGGTATTCATTGCCGTGCTCCCGCTGCTGATCCTGCAGACAGCGTTCGCTCTGGGACTGGGGATGGTCCTGGGTGTGCTGAACGTGTTCTTCCGTGATGTGGGCCAGTTCATGGGGATTTTTCTGCAGTTCTGGTTCTGGTTCACACCGATCGTCTATCCACTAGCGATCATCCCGTCGTGGGCCCACGAATACATGCTGATGAATCCGATGGCGGATATCGTGATCGCCTACCAGGCAGTTCTGGTCCAGCACCAATGGCCTGAGTGGCACACCCTCTGGCCCGTAGTAGCCATCAGCGTCGTCACACTCATGCTCGGGCTGTACCTGTTCCGTAAACATTCCGCAGACATGGTGGACGAGCTGTAATGGGCAGTATCCAAGTCAAGGGCCTGGGCAAGGCGTACAAGCAGTACCACTCGCGCTTCGACCGCCTCAAGGAATGGCTTTCTCCCACCTCGCGACCACATCACACGCTGAAATGGATTCTTCAGGACATCAATTTCAGCGTTAACCCGGGCGAGGCCGTCGGCATCATCGGCATCAACGGTGCCGGCAAGAGTACGCTGCTCAAGCTCATCACCGGCACGGCACACTGCACCACTGGCGAAGTCCGCATGACTGGCCGGGTAGCAGCGATGCTCGAGTTGGGCATGGGATTCCATCCGGAGTTCACGGGACGTCAGAACGTCTACATGGCGGGCCAGTTACTCGGCCTGAGCAATGAGCAGATCAGCGAGCTGATGCCCTCCATCGAGGATTTCGCCGAAATTGGCGAATACGTCGATCAGCCCGTGCGCGTGTATTCCAGCGGCATGCAGGTGCGACTCGCATTCGCCGTCGCAACCGCCATCCGCCCCGACATCCTCATCGTGGATGAGGCGTTGTCCGTGGGAGACGCCTATTTCCAGCACAAGAGTTTCGAGCGGATTCGTGAATTCCGTAAATCCGGAACGACGCTGCTGCTGGTATCTCACGACAAGCAGGCAATCCAGAGCATCTGTGACCGAGCCATTCTGTTGAACAAGGGCTCCATTGCACTCGAGGGTGATCCGGAATCGGTCATGGATTACTACAATGCCATGCTTGCCGACCGCCAGAACCAGCAGCTTCGCCAGGATCTCACCGAGGACGGCAGAGTCCAGACGATCTCGGGTACCGGCGAGGCGTCGGTGGAGGGCATCGAGCTCCTCGACCAGCAAGGCAACCGCATTGAGTTCGTGGATGTCGGCCAGGTCGTCACTTTGCGCGTTCAGGCGAAGGTCCACCGCCAAGTGGAGCGTCTGGTCCTGGGTTACGGCATCAAGGACCGTCTCGGCCAGGTCATGTACGGGACCAATACCGACCTGAAGAAGCAAGTCATCGAACATCCCGAGGTGGGCACCACCTACCAGTTCGATATAAGTTTCCCGGCCAATCTCGGGCAAGGCAGCTATTCGGTCCAGACAGCGTTAGTGAGCACCGATACGCATCTGGTCAACAACTATGAATGGCGCGATCTGGCCTTGGTATTCAATATCGTCAACATCAATAAAGAGCCTTTCGCCGGCTGCTCCTGGCTGGACCCAAGAATCGAGATTTCCCAGGTATGAAGTTCGTTTCCTTCGCGCAGAACTATGAAGATGTCATGTTGTGGCGTGCACTCAAACATGTCGAAAACGGCTTCTACGTAGATGTCGGCGCGTTCTCACCGGATCACGATTCCGTAACCAAAGCCTTCTACATGGCGGGCTGGTCAGGTATCAACATCGAGCCAAATCCGGCATTCGCGCTGCCTTACCAGGTCAACCGGCCGCGCGACATTCTGGTGACCGACGCGGTGTCCGACACCGCCGGTGAACAGGATATTTTCATCATTCCCAGCACCGGCCTGACGTCGATGGATCAGGAAGTCGCCGAGCATCATGCGGACGTTGGCTGGAAAGTGGAGCCCGTCAAGGTCCGCGTCCGGACACTCGCCGAGATACTGGAAGAGCACGCCCCGCAGCGAGATATCCACTTCCTGAAGATCGACGTGGAAGGCCTGGAAGAGAACGTCATTCGGGGTAACGACTGGGATCGCTTTCGCCCTTGGTTACTGGTAGTCGAAGCGACATTCCCCATGAGCCAGATCGAGTCCCATGCCGACTGGGAGCCATTGGTTCTGAGCGCCGGGTACCAGTTCGTCTATGCCGACGGCCTCAATCGCTTCTACGTCGCAGACAACCATCCGGAGCTCAAAGCGGCCTTCAAGTACCCGCCGAATGTATTCGACAACTTCGTCCGCTACGAACTTGTCGCGGAGCAGGAACGAGCCGACCGCACCCAGGAAGAAGTGCTCAGCCTGAGTCAGGGCATCGATCAGATGCGCGGCGAAGCTGGTTTGCTCAACGAACGCATCGAGATCTTGAATGCGCAGTTGGCGCACACCCGCGCTGAACTCAAGAGCAGCCAGTCAGAGCGCACGGTACTGGACACTCAGCGCCAGACCCTTTCTGACCAGTTACACGCAGTGATCCACTCAAGATCCTGGCGAATCACGCGCCCCTTACGCGCTATTACGAACTTGCTCGGCCAGCGCCATTGAAGGTGAAATCCATTTCATGAAGAAGACAGCACTTCTCCTCAGTACATACCCCTTCAAGGTACCTCGCCACGGTGGCCAGATCCGTCTGGACAGTATCGCCACAGCCTATCGTGATGCCGGGTGGAACCTGGTAAGCCTGGCGGTGTACGAATCCGAAAGCCATGGCCCCGAGCTGCTCAGCCCGAACGATGTGCCGTTCAACTTCGATTCGCCGTATCGCTTCTACAAAGGTGATCGAGCGATTCCGATGATCACGGATTTGCTCTCCGGCGCGTTTGCCTGCGCCGAAGATGGCGGGTTTGCGCACATTCGCAGCAAGCTGCCCGAGCGCATCGACGTCATTCACGTCGAGCAGCCCTGGCTCTGGCCCCTGGCAAAAAAGATCCGCGCACTTGCGCAGTACAGCAACTGCCTGTTGATCTATGGATCGCAGAACATCGAAGAGCCCCTCAAGCGAGACATTTTCCAGAGCTACGGCATCGTGGGTGCCGATGACGCTCTCCAGGAGATTCTCGAACTTGAACAGGCGGCGGCTCGGGAAGCAGATATTGCCTTGGCTGTCACCAACAGCGACCTGGCGATCATTCGGTCCTGGGGAGCTGAAAACGCAATGCTCGCGGCCAACGGTATTTCTCATTGGCAAGCCACCCAAGAGAATCTTTCCACTTGGAAGGAGAAGCTGCCCGACGCGCCCTGGATTCTCTATGTGGCCAGCGCCCACCCACCAAACTTCACGGGCTTCGTCTCCTGCGTGGGCGACACTCTGGGCTGCATTCCGCCCGACAGCCGCCTGGTCGTTGCGGGCAGCGTCTGCGAGCACCTGTACCGTGAACTGGCCAAGACGCGCTGGCACTCATTGAACCTGTCGAGAATGCAACTGCTGTACGTCCTGTCGGACGAAGACCTCGCAGCGGTCAAGTCTCTGGCACATGCATTCCTGCTGCCCATACCCCACGGGGGCGGCTCAAACATCAAGACCGCCGAAGCGATCTATTCCGGCAAGCACGTTATTGGCTCGGAGACGGCTTTCCGGGGATTTGAAGACTATCTGGACCTGCCGCAGATCAACGTTGCCCGCAACCCGCGAGACTTCCAGCAATTCATGAGATCACTGTTGAGTGAGGATCAGGGCAATACGGCCGACGCTGGCAGTGACACGAGAAAAGCCCTTCTGTGGTCGGAGACTCTGGCCAACATTCCCAGAGAAGCGGAAAAACTGCTGAACAAGAGCTGCGTCGCATGAGTACTGTCTGGCTTGATGTCACCACCACCCTGTCCTGGCAACGCCCCGCAGTCGGCGTCGTCCGCGTGGAAGCTGAGTGCGCCAAGACCGCACTCGCGGGCAACGCAGGGGACCTGCCCATCCGCTTCTGTGCGTTCAACCGCGACAGTGGCTTTTTCGAAGTCTCAGCGGCGAGCCTGAGTGCGGCGCTGGCGCGTATCGACGGCGTGCAGCACAGCAAGCCGCAGGAACCTGGCAGTGTCGCGCCCAACGCGCCGGCCAGGACTCCGTTGGATGCCCGGTTGAAGCAGGCGGTCTTCTGGCTGGTGGGCCGATTGCCGACGCGCTACTCATCGCGAGTGCTGCACTGGGCGATTGCCCGCAAGAAAGGCGCGCTCGAGCTCATTCACGGTCTGCGCCTGATCAAGCACACAACGGTGGCACTGGCTCGCAGCGCCTATCGGCCCCGCCGTCAACCTGAGCCTCAGGTTGCGGCCGTTCCGGTCTCTGCGCCAGTGCGCGCGGCTCCGCCGTTCACGGCAGGCGATACGTATGTTTCCCTTGGACTGGACTGGAACGACAAGGATCTTCCTCAGCTGCGGCAGCTCAAGCGCAAGATGGGCCTCAAGGTATTGCTGTGTTGCTATGACGTCATCCCGGTCAAAGCTCCGCAACTATGCGCCGGCGATGTCGCACCCTTCTTCTCGAACTACTTTTCCAACCTTGCCTGGGCTGCCGACAAGGTCGTGTGCATTTCCCGCTGTTCGGAAAAAGACCTTCTGGAAGTGCTGGACACACTGGGAACACCGGTACCCGAGACTTCCGTGATCACCCTGGGCTCCGACCTGCCGCGCCCGGCACAGAAACTGCCAGACATCGACGTCCCTTACGTCCTGTTCGTTTCCACCATCGAGCGGCGAAAGAACCACGAAGTGCTCTATCGCGCCTACACGCGCCTTCTGGACGCCGGCGTGACCGATCTGCCGCGCCTGGTGTTCGTCGGCATGAGTGGCTGGGGAATCCAAGAGCTGCTCAATGATTTGCGTCTGGACGAGCGCATCAAAGGCTACATAGAGATGCGAACCAATGTCACCGATGACGAATTGAACGGCCTGTACCGCAATGCGCTGTTCACGGTCTACCCCTCTCTTTATGAGGGATGGGGTCTTCCGGTGGCAGAAAGCCTGGCCCACGGAAAATTCTGCCTGTCCTCCGACGCCGCGTCGCTGCCCGAGGTCGGCGGCGAGTTCGTCGAGTATCTCGATCCCCTCAGCGTTCCATCGTGGGCCGAGCGCATCCGCTTTTACGCGTGCAATCCGCAAGATCTTGCAGCCAAGGAACTGGCCATTGCCTCGCGTTACGTCGCACCGACCTGGGCTGACACTGCCCGCTCGATCTTCGACAAAGCACGTGAACTGGCAAGCCCATCCGCTCCATCGACCGAGCCATGCGCTTCGTCGCTGACTGCTCCTGAGCCGCATCAATGACTACTATCTGGATTGATATCACGACGCTACTCGCGTGGAAGCGGCCCGCTGTCGGGATCGTGCGCGTCGAGGCCGAATGCGTCCGCCACGCGCTTACGCAGACTACGCACGCTGTGCGCTTCTGCGCCTTCGATCGCGTGCTGGGTTATCGAGAAGTTTCCCATCCCCAGGCCCAGTCCTGCCTCGATAACCTTGGAAAACCTGCGCCCCATGCCGCGCCAGTTGCCGTGCATGCACCTGCGGCACAGCGTCCGTCGCTCGAGGAACGCCTCAAGCAGCAGTTGAAGACCCTCCTTGGCTGGCTACCCGAACGACACCGCACGCGCCTCTACCAGATCCTCCATAATCGCCGGCACCACTTCCGGGAACTGCTGCAGGGGCTGCGACATATCAAGAGTGGCATCAAGCAACTGATCAGGCCCCTGCCTGCTGCTGCCCCGCAAGCCGCGTACGACGATAGCCAACGCAGCACACCGCCCTTCGGCCGGTCGGATGTCTATATATCGCTGGGACTGGATTGGGATGACAAGGATCTGAGCTACCTGCATGCGCTCAAGCGCAAGCTGGATCTCAAGATCCTCCTGTGCTGCCACGACGTGATTCCGCTGAAACTGCCGCATCTGTGCGTGGAGAGCGTGTCTGCCATGTTCTCGCGCTATTTCGCCGACGTGGCCTGGAATGCCGACAAGATCGTTTGCGTGTCTCAATGCTCGGAAAGAGATTTGCTGGGCATGCTGGACATCCTCGGCACGCCCATTCCCAAGACTGTCGTGATCAATCATGGTTCGGAACTGCACGCCGCACAGGACCAATCCGCCGATCTCGTGGGCTCTCCGTACATCCTGTATGTCTCTACGATCGAGCGGCGCAAGAACCATGAAGCGCTCTATCGGGCTTACACACGCCTGCTGGATCGAGGTGAAAAGAACCTCCCGAAACTGATCTTCGTTGGAATGCATGGCTGGGGTGTAGACGGTCTGTTGACCGATCTGAAGCTGGATCCGCGCACGCAGGACCTGATCGAAATACGCGGCCATGTAAACGATGCAGAGTTGGCTGCGCTCTATGAGCACGCCCTCTTCACCGTGTATCCGTCTCTTTACGAAGGTTGGGGGCTTCCAGTAGCGGAGAGCCTTGCCTACGGAAAGTTCTGCGTGGCGTCCAGTGCCGCGTCGATTCCCGAAGTGGGCGGTAACCTGGTTGACTATGTCGACCCCTGGGATATCCCGGCCTGGGCAGACCGCTTGAGTTTTTACTTCTCCAATCCGAACGAGATCACGCGTCGCGAGCAGTTGATTGCGACCGATTATCGAGCCAAACCGTGGGGCACTACCGCAGCGGAGATTCTGAATGCAGCGTCGGCATTGGCATCGGCCATGCCGGGCACGCAGCAGACATTGAGCCACTGACGCGCGAGTATTTGCAGCAACCGACTCGCGGTCGGCGCTCACGCGTCATTGCGGTTGTAACATGACTAATCAGGTCTGCGGGCACGAACCCGCGACCGCCAACTTTGCGATCCTTGCCAAGGACTAGAAGGAACACCATGAAAGCGATTGTTACTGGAATCACAGGCCAGGATGGCGCCTATCTCGCTCAACTGCTGCTGGAGAAGGGCTACACCGTTTTCGGCACCTACCGCCGCACCAGCTCCGTGAACTTCTGGCGCATCGAGGAACTGGGCGTCGACAGGCACCCCAACCTGCATCTCGTCGAGTACGACCTGACCGACCTCTCCGCGAGCATCCGTCTGCTGCAAACCACCGAAGCCACCGAGGTGTACAACCTGGCCGCGCAGAGCTTCGTGGGCGTCTCGTTCGAGCAGCCGCTGACCACCGCCGAGATTACCGGCATCGGCGCTGTGAACCTGCTGGAAGCCATCCGCATCGTCAACCCGAAGGTCCGCTTCTATCAGGCGTCGACCTCCGAGATGTTTGGCAAGGTGCAGGCCATTCCGCAGGTCGAAGACACCCCGTTCTACCCGCGCAGCCCCTACGGTGTCGCCAAGCTGTACGCCCACTGGATGACCGTGAACTATCGCGAGTCCTATGACATCTTCGGCAGCAGCGGCATCCTCTTCAACCACGAGTCGCCGCTGCGTGGCCGTGAGTTCGTGACCCGCAAGATCACCGACAGCGTCGCCAAGATCAAACTCGGCAAGCTGGACCGACTCGAACTCGGCAACCTCGACGCCAAGCGCGACTGGGGCTTCGCCAAGGAGTACGTGGAAGGCATGTGGCGCATGCTGCAGGCCGACAAGCCTGACACCTACGTGCTGGCCACCAACCGCACCGAGACCGTGCGCGACTTCGTCAGCATGGCGTTCAAGGCCGCTGACATCGAACTGACCTGGAAAGGCTCGGACGAAGCCGAGCAGGGCCTGGACTCCAGCGGCAAAGTGCTGGTGGCGATCAATCCCAAGTTCTACCGTCCCGCCGAAGTCGACCTGCTGATCGGCAACCCCGAGAAAGCCAAGCGCGAGCTGGGCTGGGAACCTACCACTACCCTTGAACAGCTGTGCCGGATGATGGTCGAAGCGGATCTACGCCGTAACGAACAAGGCTTCTCGTTCTAAGGGGACATTGCATGCCAACAGCTTTGGTAACCGGCGCCTCGGGTTTCACCGGGCGCTACATGATCGATGCATTGAAGAAACGAGGCTTCAAGGTCGTTGGCTTCGGTAGCGAGATCACCAATGCGGATGAAACCCTGGCATGCGACCTGACCGACGCCGCGGCCGTCCAGGCCGCCGTTGAAAAAGCCCAGCCAGACTGGGTGGTGCACCTGGCGGCGCTGGCCTTCGTGGGCCATGCCGACCAGGAGGCGTTCTACCGTGTGAACGTCTTTGGCACCCTGAACCTGCTCGCCGCTCTCGGCGAGCAGAAGAAGGCACCGCAACGAATTCTGATCGCCAGTAGCGCCAACATCTATGGCACGCCGGGCGTGGAGCTGATCAGCGAGGATATCTGCCCCGCACCGGTGAACCATTACGCTTGCAGCAAACTGGCGATGGAGCACATGGTCGCGACCTGGGCCGACCGCCTGCCAATCGTCATCGCTCGCCCGTTCAATTACACGGGCCCGGGGCAGGACGAACGCTTCCTCATTCCCAAGATCGTCGGCCACTTTGCCCGCAACGAAGCATCCATCGAGCTGGGCAACCTCGATGTCAGCCGCGACTTCTCCGACGTGCGCGATGTCGTGGAGGCCTACGTACGCCTGCTCGACACCGAGGTCGCTGGCGAGCCTGTCAACATCTGCACCAACCGTGCGACTTCGCTACGGGAAATCATCGGGCTGATGGAAGACATCGCTGGCTACCGCATCACTGTCGCGGTCAATCCGGCATTCGTCCGCGCCAATGAAATTCCGACCCTGCGCGGCGACAATCGGCGCTTGTTCGCGGCCACCGGCTTCGCTCCGAAGGCGGATCTTCGGCACACCCTGGAAGATATGCTGGCAGTTGCCCGCGCAGATTGACGAAATTGGGACAGTTCATGCGAATCGGACTCGGCACTTCGGTATGGGCCAAGGGGGCCAAGGCTGGCCATCTGGACGGAATCGGTGTGTATACCCAGGCGCTATGGCGCAGCCTGCACCAACGCAGCCAAGCCGCGCAGGCGGATTTCAGCGTCACGCCATTCGCTTTTGGCCGCGAGTTACCGGTCTTGGAGTGCGGCATTCCGCAGCCGGTGTCGGGGCACTTTTCCGCCTATGCTCTGCGCGCCGCCCTACTCGGCCCATCGCGAAGCGTGTCGGCCAAGGTCCGCAGCCAAGTGGACCTGTTCCACGCCACCGACCACCACATCCCGCAACTGAAGGGCGTTCCGGTCGTGGCCAACGTCATGGACCTGATCCCGATGCTCCACCCCGAGTGGGCCTCGCCCAATCTGCGCCAGGCGAAGAACTGGCTGTTCGGTAGAACCGTTCGCAGCGCCGACCACATCATCACCATCTCCGAGTACAGCAAGCGCGACCTGATCAACCATTTGGGTATCGCCGCCGACGATATCTCGGTCACCCCGCTGGGCGTCGATCCCATCTACTTCGAGCGCATTGGCGAGGAGCACCGACTCGAGGCGCTGGCAAAATGCGGCGTAGCCAGGGGCTTCTTCCTCTGTATCGGCACCCTGCAGCCCCGCAAGAACCTGATGCGCGTGCTACTGGCACATCAGTCGCTGCCGGCCGACGTTCGCAGGGAGCATCCGCTGATCGTGGTCGGCCGCAACGGCTGGGGTGCCGACGATCTGCTGCCGGCGCTACGCGCCCTCGAAGCACGCGGTGAAGGCAGGTGGCTGGATTACCTGCCACAGGCCGATGTGCTCGCGTTGCTGCAGAGTGCGACCGCAGTGGTATTCCCCTCGCTCTACGAAGGCTTCGGTCTTCCGGTGGTCGAGGCTTTCGCCGCGCGCTGCCCGGTGATCACGTCCAATTCCACGTCGCTGCCGGAAGTCGCCGGCGACGCGGCGCTGCTGGTGGATCCGCTGGACGAAGCCGCAATCGCGCAAGCCATGACTGCGACGATCGCCGACCCTGTGGCCGCACAACAACGGGTGGACCGCGGGTACCTTCGCGCCCGCGACTACTCTTGGGGTGCGTGTTGCGAAAAGACGCTGGCGGTTTATCGACAGGTCATTGCGCAAAACGCCTGACCACCCGATGATCGGCGCCCAAACGTTACTTGATCGAACACTTCGCTCTGATCCGGGCCAGTCAATCCCGGCCCTCCGCTCCTGAGATTATCAATGGCAAAAAAGCGCATCCTGCTGGTCAACAAATACTATGCCCCCTCCACCGGCGGCATCGAGACTGCAGTCAAGCAATACGCCCACTGGTATCAAGAAAGCGGACA includes these proteins:
- a CDS encoding glycosyltransferase family 1 protein — its product is MRIGLGTSVWAKGAKAGHLDGIGVYTQALWRSLHQRSQAAQADFSVTPFAFGRELPVLECGIPQPVSGHFSAYALRAALLGPSRSVSAKVRSQVDLFHATDHHIPQLKGVPVVANVMDLIPMLHPEWASPNLRQAKNWLFGRTVRSADHIITISEYSKRDLINHLGIAADDISVTPLGVDPIYFERIGEEHRLEALAKCGVARGFFLCIGTLQPRKNLMRVLLAHQSLPADVRREHPLIVVGRNGWGADDLLPALRALEARGEGRWLDYLPQADVLALLQSATAVVFPSLYEGFGLPVVEAFAARCPVITSNSTSLPEVAGDAALLVDPLDEAAIAQAMTATIADPVAAQQRVDRGYLRARDYSWGACCEKTLAVYRQVIAQNA